A genomic region of Anas acuta chromosome 1, bAnaAcu1.1, whole genome shotgun sequence contains the following coding sequences:
- the CHADL gene encoding chondroadherin-like protein — MGLFLLAVALVLGGTAATRCPAACVCDNLRAHVLCLNRNLTAVPGSVPELTKKLDLRGNSFTVVPVGAFLPTPYLTHLDLQRCKVERLEEGAFRGLGRLLYLNLASNSITVLYQESLDGLSSLQQLILKKNRIEEIQPGAFSRLGSLTLLDLRENALVYLPDMVFQGLQVLRWLRLSHNTLHVLGSEAFTALPALHRLSLDHNELQALPSEALARLSEATRLDLGHNPITYLSEEAVAMASLKHLFLDHAALQDVAPDAFTRSPQLRALDLSHNQLRGLPALAGVKQLVKVNLAGNPLLCSCLLLPFHRWLGRAWVQAEGTCTEPPALRGRSLDSLRPPEMRCGLPQPPSPSPTMPPVRLGVPRSRQCPPGCSCSPDFHHANCENQALREIPRGFPGDTHLLDLRRNAFRTVPPGAFPGLEELVSLHLQHCGIEELRPRALLGLKSLVYLYLSDNRLSALAPAAFQGAPRLAYLHLDRNTFTRVPPGAFRLLPNLFSLYLQHNTIRELAEGDLAGLVGLRELYLAGNAIRSIAPAALAPTKMLEKLHLERNLLAEVPTASLRGLPALSELKLSQNPIRHIGDSAFLPVGSTLQHLYLDNMGLKQVSPGAFAGLGAKIKSLHLENNNMSNIPAMSNFTGLEILNLRDVPFHCDCQLLPLRRWIEKLNLRVGATCGSPPEAKGQKVKFSTTFQSCPGWGARRASPDQAKASGKPSKKKRSGKLALRGSIES; from the exons ATGGGGCTGTTCCTGCTCGCCGTGGCCTTGGTGCTGGGGGGGACGGCTGCCACccgctgccctgcagcctgcgTCTGCGACAACCTCCGCGCCCACGTCCTGTGCCTCAACAGGAACCTCACGGCTGTGCCTGGCAGCGTCCCTGAG CTCACCAAGAAACTGGACCTTCGGGGCAACAGCTTCACGGTGGTCCCGGTGGgagccttcctccccaccccatacCTCACGCACTTGGACCTGCAGCGCTGCAAGGTGGAGAGGTTGGAGGAAGGGGCTTTCCGGGGGCTGGGGCGGCTGCTCTACCTCAACCTGGCCTCCAACAGCATCACCGTCCTCTACCAGGAGTCCCTGGACGGGCTGtcctccctccagcagctcatCCTGAAGAAGAACCGCATTGAGGAGATCCAGCCGGGTGCTTTCAGCCGGCTGGGGTCCCTCACTCTCCTCGACCTGAGGGAGAATGCCCTGGTTTACCTCCCAGACATGGTCTTCCAGGGCCTGCAGGTCCTCAGGTGGCTCCGGCTGTCCCACAACACCCTCCACGTCCTGGGCAGCGAGGCTTTCACTGCCCTGCCCGCCCTGCACCGGCTGAGCCTGGACCACAACGAGCTGCAGGCGCTGCCCAGCGAGGCCCTGGCACGGCTGAGCGAGGCCACCCGGCTGGACCTGGGCCACAACCCCATCACCTACCTGTCCGAGGAGGCTGTGGCCATGGCCTCCCTGAAGCACCTCTTCCTGGACCACGCAGCCCTCCAGGACGTGGCGCCTGACGCCTTcacccgcagcccccagctgcgGGCGCTGGATCTGTCCCACAACCAGCTGCGGGGCTTACCCGCCTTGGCCGGGGTCAAGCAGCTGGTGAAGGTCAACCTGGCTGGGAACcccttgctctgctcctgcctcctgctccccttccaCCGCTGGTTGGGGCGGGCATGGGTGCAGGCAGAGGGGACCTGCACCGAGCCCCCTGCCCTCCGTGGCCGGTCCCTCGACTCCCTGCGGCCCCCTGAGATGAGGTGCGGCCTCCCCCAGCcaccttcccccagccccaccatgCCCCCAGTGCGGCTGGGGGTACCTAggagcaggcagtgccccccgggctgctcctgctcccctgACTTCCACCACGCCAACTGCGAGAACCAAGCCCTGCGGGAAATTCCCCGTGGCTTCCCCGGGGACACCCATCTCCTTGACCTGCGCCGAAATGCCTTCAGGACGGTGCCCCCGGGCGCCTTCCCCGGCCTGGAAGAGCTGGTGTCCCTCCACCTGCAGCACTGTGGCATCGAGGAGCTGCgccccagggcactgctggggctgaAGAGCTTGGTCTACCTCTACCTCTCTGACAACCGCCTCTCCGCCCTGGCGCCTGCTGCCTTCCAGGGGGCCCCACGGCTTGCCTACCTGCACCTGGACCGCAACACCTTCACACGGGTGCCCCCAGGAGCCTTCCGGCTCCTGCCCAACCTCTTCTCCCTCTACCTGCAGCACAACACCATCAGGGAGCTGGCTGAGGGTGACCTGGCCGGGCTGGTGGGGCTGCGTGAGCTCTACCTTGCAGGGAACGCCATCAGGAGCATCGCCCCCGCTGCCCTGGCTCCCACCAAGATGCTGGAGAAGCTGCACCTGGAGAGGAACCTTCTGGCAGAGGTGCCCACGGCCTCCCTGAGGGGCCTGCCTGCCCTGAGCGAGCTGAAGCTGTCCCAAAACCCCATCAGGCACATAGGGGACAGTGCCTTCTTGCCTGTtggcagcaccctgcagcacctCTACCTGGACAACATGGGTCTGAAGCAG GTCTCCCCTGGTGCCTTTGCTGGCCTTGGAGCCAAGATCAAAAGCCTCCACCTGGAGAACAACAACATGAGCAACATCCCTGCCATGAGCAACTTCACGGGGCTGGAAATCCTCAACCTGAGGGACGTGCCTTTCCACTGCGActgccagctccttcccctgcGCCG GTGGATTGAGAAGCTCAACCTGCGTGTAGGAGCCACCTGTGGGTCCCCTCCAGAAGCCAAGGGTCAGAAAGTGAAATTTTCCACCACTTTCCAAagctgccctggctggggaGCCAGAAGAGCCAGTCCTGACCAAGCCAAGGCTTCAGGGAAGCCCAGCAAGAAAAAGAGGTCAGGAAAACTGGCGCTCAGAGGctccatagaatcatag
- the RANGAP1 gene encoding ran GTPase-activating protein 1, with amino-acid sequence MASEDITKLAESLAKTKVGGGQLSFKGQSLKLNTAEDAEEVIKQIEEFDGLEALRLEGNTVGVEAAKVIAKALEKKSELKRCHWSDMFTGRLRSEIPPALISLGDALITAGAQLVELDLSDNAFGPDGVRGFEALLKSPACYTLQELKLNNCGMGIGGGKILAAALKECHRKSSAQGKPLALKIFVAGRNRLENDGATALAEAFGIIGTLEEVHMPQNGINHPGITALAQAFAINSLLKVINLNDNTFTEKGAVAMAETLKSLRQIEVINFGDCLVRSKGAVAIADAVKEGLHKLKELNLSFCEIKRDAALTVAEAIEDKAELEKLDLNGNCLGEEGCEQLQEILEGFNMASVLGSLSDDEGEEEDDEEEEEEEEEEEEEEEEEEQQQLKERGQGEQDSLTPKKIIESQDSTPVPSPPVDVATFLAFPSPEKLLRLGPKCSVLIAQQTDTSDVEKVVTALLRISSVFKDEAPVKTAVQETTDALMRKAFTSATFNSDAFVTRLLIHMGLLKSEEKIKTVPSLYGILMTLNHMVQQDYFPKSLAPVLTAFVTKPNRALDSCSFARHMLLQTLHQL; translated from the exons atggcaTCAGAAGACATCACCAAGCTAGCGGAGTCACTTGCCAAAACCAAAGTGGGTGGCGGACAGTTGAGCTTCAAAGGCCAGAGCCTTAAACTGAATACAGCTGAAGATG CCGAAGAAGTGATCAAACAAATTGAGGAATTTGATGGCCTGGAAGCACTGCGTCTGGAAGGCAACACGGTGGGTGTGGAGGCAGCAAAGGTTATTGCCAAAGCCCTGGAGAAGAAATCAGAGCTCAAG agGTGTCATTGGAGTGACATGTTCACTGGGAGGCTAAGATCTGAGATCCCTCCTGCTTTG ATCTCTTTGGGGGACGCGCTCATCACTGCTGGAGCCCAGCTGGTGGAGCTTGACCTGAGTGACAATGCCTTTGGGCCAGACGGTGTGCGTGGCTTTGAGGCACTGCTGAAGAGCCCTGCGTGTTACACCCTGCAGGAACTCAAGCTCAATAACTGTGGCATGGGCATTGGTGGTGGCAAG ATACTGGCAGCTGCTCTGAAAGAGTGTCACAGGAAATCGAGTGCCCAGGGCAAGCctcttgctttgaaaatatttgtggcTGGCAGAAATCGTCTGGAGAATGATGGTGCCACTGCCCTGGCTGAAGCTTTTGGG ATCATTGGGACTCTGGAAGAGGTCCATATGCCACAGAATGGAATCAACCATCCTGGCATCACAGCACTGGCCCAGGCCTTTGCTATCAACTCACTGCTTAAGGTTATAAACTTGAACGACAACACCTTCACAGAGAAAGGAGCTGTGGCCATGGCAGAG ACTTTGAAGTCGCTACGGCAGATTGAAGTGATCAACTTTGGAGACTGCCTGGTGCGTTCGAAGGGTGCTGTTGCTATTGCGGATGCTGTTAAAGAAGGGCTTCATAAATTAAAG GAGCTGAATTTGTCCTTCTGTGAGATCAAACGAGATGCTGCTCTGACTGTTGCTGAAGCTATTGAAGATaaggcagagctggagaagCTGGATCTCAATG GTAACTGCCTGGGAGAAGAAGGATGTGAGCAACTGCAGGAGATCCTTGAAGGCTTTAATATGGCGTCTGTGCTGGGATCTTTGAG TGATGatgaaggggaagaggaggatgatgaagaggaggaagaagaggaagaagaagaagaggaggaagaggaggaggaagaacagCAACAGCTTAAGGAGAGAGGACAGGGAGAACAGGACTCACTGACTCCTAAGAAGATAATTGAATCACAG GATTCAACTCCAGTGCCATCTCCCCCTGTGGATGTTGCCACGTTCCTTGCTTTCCCGTCACCGGAGAAGCTTCTGCGACTGGGACCAAAGTGTTCTGTGCTGATAGCTCAGCAG acagataCATCTGATGTAGAGAAAGTAGTTACAGCTCTCTTAAGGATATCTTCAGTCTTCAAAGATGAAGCCCCAGTAAAAACAGCTGTGCAGGAAACAACAG ACGCCTTGATGAGGAAAGCCTTCACTTCTGCCACATTTAATTCGGATGCGTTTGTCACAAGACTCTTGATCCACATGGGACTCCTTAAG agtgaAGAGAAGATCAAAACTGTCCCAAGCCTCTATGGTATTCTTATGACTTTGAACCATATGGTCCAGCAAGATTATTTCCCCAAATCCCTGGCTCCAGTTCTCACAGCTTTTGTCACAAA ACCAAACCGTGCTCTTGACTCCTGTTCGTTTGCTCGCCACATGCTTTTGCAAACCCTCCACCAGCTGTGA